One window of the Dreissena polymorpha isolate Duluth1 chromosome 5, UMN_Dpol_1.0, whole genome shotgun sequence genome contains the following:
- the LOC127832293 gene encoding uncharacterized protein LOC127832293 has translation MQYLSQLSGHGKIEHYAQSLTAVENADRVMRIDGKSEYGVWVKGDSTCSITDICVLPSGQVLVVDCGNKKVKLLNKQYQVVSHCSVSDLPLGICQITPGEVGVTVGKEVQFIKVSISQLVKDRKLKFQHECLGIASHQADLFVTSGTELYNYSLDGKLVSKLHKNKSVRCCAVSPTGDKLYITNSTQNKLLTLARDGSVLDTFKDLELTWPTSLYVTPEGHVMVCGNDSDAILQVDSSGSRKLATLATRRDGLKNPLSVCYNSNTDSVIVGQINNKILVYKVK, from the exons ATGCAGTACCTTTCCCAGTTGTCAGGTCATGGGAAGATTGAACACTATGCCCAGTCATTGACTGCAGTGGAAAATGCAGACCGAGTAATGAGGATTGATGGGAAGTCTGAGTATGGTGTATGGGTAAAGGGTGATTCAACTTGCAGTATCACAGACATATGTGTTCTCCCAAGTGGACAAGTCCTTGTTGTTGACTGCGGTAATAAGAAAGTCAAGTTGTTGAACAAGCAGTACCAGGTTGTGAGTCACTGTAGTGTATCTGATTTGCCTTTGGGCATATGTCAGATCACACCCGGTGAGGTTGGTGTTACTGTTGGTAaagaggtccagtttatcaaagtcAGCATCAGCCAGCTGGTGAAAGACAGAAAGCTCAAGTTTCAACATGAATGTTTGGGTATTGCCTCCCACCAGGCAGACCTGTTTGTAACCTCTGGTACTGAACTATACAACTACTCGCTGGATGGTAAACTAGTCAGCAAACTTCACAAGAATAAGTCAG TACGGTGTTGTGCAGTGAGCCCAACAGGTGACAAGTTGTATATCACAAACTCCACACAGAACAAGCTCCTCACCTTGGCCAGGGATGGATCAGTCCTTGACACTTTCAAGGACCTTGAACTGACATGGCCAACTAGTTTGTATGTGACACCTGAAGGCCATGTGATGGTGTGTGGAAATGATTCCGATGCTATCCTACAGGTTGACAGTAGTGGCAGTAGGAAGCTGGCCACTCTGGCTACAAGGAGAGATGGGCTTAAGAACCCAttgtcagtctgctacaacagcaACACTGACTCTGTTATTGTGGGACAGATTAACAACAAGATCCTGGTGTACAAAGTGAAATAG